One Pleuronectes platessa chromosome 20, fPlePla1.1, whole genome shotgun sequence DNA window includes the following coding sequences:
- the nktr gene encoding NK-tumor recognition protein isoform X3, with product MGVKDRPQCYFDVELNREPVGRIVFQLFSDTSPKTSKNFLSLCTGERGIGKITGKKLCYKGSTFHRVVKNFMIQGGDFTEGNGRGGESIYGGYFEDENFTLKHDRAFLLSMANRGKDTNGSQFFITTKTAAHLDGVHVVFGLVISGFEVIKKIEGLKTDSASRPYADVRVVDCGQLITKSANDVLEGKRKRTSHSADSSLNSRDSSSLFSSSVESDCDDDEKQKHRKHKKHAKSKRSKKRRKESKMEDTDVQHLQQNSVDRQIPEGEKEVEEEKEHGGKREKPVVRPEEIPPVPENRFLLRRDMPSQEDKTEIVEKEESSLSAEQKPAVSKSGRKIKGRGTMRYHTPTRSKSRSASVEERGSSETPPHWKEEMKRTKVYQPPSMERWSKGDKWDDRGDPAWSRSASAEPSSDRSSGRSSQQREQKKEKKKAKHKKKAKKRKHGKKKSSQDKPQETHLSEGEKSASPGKKSNRSCSPTQSTSSKCHSSARKRQRSSLSSRDSRSYSRSYRSSRSRSRRGSYSRSRSLTRSRSRSLSRSSSYSRSRSRSRYRSRSPSSSRKRSSSRSPRRRKAHKSKSNTVINVTDKLPDSKVAPVGRVPKLPAPENLPVIPMSDSPPPSRWKPGQKPWKPSYVHIQEIKAKIVTNTHTGQAVNVTEKPQTSVKTKSLPDTESVKANKRVGRSCSRSSRSKTYSRSYSHSPSRSRSRSPHEYHSRSSSYSRSESENSPKANGNKKNSLDKEWEEYYSSLRRVKNVLSKVALSNSKDAHSGAESRTGSEHSPDISVSRRSGSLEKIKEKSSSQDQEAKPCSSVPVESFNSRSEWDSDSDKVSQSNSIAVSKKQKHSVPSGESVDKKLSELTGWNSESDSENVAAKTLAISEKEEGEASSESDYDTIKKTSEAVNALENKIAAGSSSSVGSPEKAAQRSRHKSKKKSKRKHKRKRRRENKSGSHRSKDKGKRSKRKHQKLKETFHWQPPLEFGEEEDEDESKKEKHSPSRVGKEWPGEDRMNDKDQSVASLNKNSSREEDRGQQRARECSNKTPKQTETAHLSSNRNTANNANSAHLPSIKEQESFDDMDICTPEHDAVKVEPVTHDCFDSIPDLTLKSTSQSSDTTNIDRALPHSKEKSAVTSTTTAGGLQDEAASAINFKWRPLKGMSALQNMHVPPVVAKNIQSQQKQNPNTQGVKMEIKSNSRVRPGSLFDEVRKTARLNQRPRNQESSSEEGSPSVGKTRGTSRTRSPKKPRPASRKSRSGSGHRSRSRGWTHSSSRSRSRSRSSSSSSRSRSRSRRRRGRGRSRSRSSTYRSYRSRTYSRSHSRSRSYKRRRRSRSDTYSSRSRSRSASRRRGRRRSDSYRSSDRRSRSSRTSSRSSSRRRSHSRSSRYS from the exons ATGGGGGTGAAAGACCGCCCTCAGTGTTACTTTGATGTGGAGCTCAACCGTGAGCCAG TGGGGCGCATAGTCTTTCAACTATTTTCAGACACAAGTCCCAAGACAAGCAAGAACTTTCTCAGTTTGTGCACTG GTGAACGGGGAATTGGCAAAATCACAGGAAAAAAGCTTTGCTACAAAGGCTCCACATTTCATAGAGTTGTAAAGAACTTCATGATCCAGGGAGGCGACTTCACCGAAG GtaatggaagaggaggagagtctATATATGGTGGCTACTTTGAAG ACGAGAACTTCACTCTCAAACACGACAGAGCATTCCTGTTGTCGATGGCCAATCGCGGGAAGGACACAAATGGTTCCCAGTTCTTCAT CACAACCAAGACGGCGGCGCACCTCGACGG AGTCCACGTCGTCTTTGGTCTGGTCATCTCCGGCTTCGAGGTGATAAAGAAGATTGAGGGGCTGAAGACTGACTCAGCCAGCAGACCCTACGCTGACGTGCGAGTGGTGGACTGTGGTCAGCTGATCACCAAGTCTGCAAATGATG TGCTTGAAGGCAAGAGGAAAAGAACTTCTCATTCTGCCGACTCATCTCTCAACTCCCGGGATTCGTCATCTCTGTTCTCCTCATCGGTGGAATCTGACTGTGACGATGATGAAAAGCAGAAACATCGCAAACACAAGAAACATGCAAAGAGTAAACGGTCaaagaagagaaggaaggaatCAAAGATGGAGGACACTGATGTTCAGCATCTCCAGCAAAA CTCTGTGGACAGACAGATcccggagggagagaaagaagtggaggaagagaaagagcatggtggaaagagagagaagcccGTTGTCCGACCAGAGGAAATCCCACCAGTGCCAGAGAATCGCTTCCTGCTGCGACGGGACATGCCGTCTCAGGAGGATAAAACTGAGAT AGTCGAGAAAGAAGAATCGTCTCTTTCAGCTGAACAGAAACCAGCCGTCTCTAAGTCCGGACGTAAGATTAAAGGCAGAGGAACAATG AGATATCACACTCCCACGAGATCTAAATCCCGCTCTGCATCGGTGGAAGAACGTGGCAGCAGTGAAACCCCGCCACACTggaaagaagagatgaagagaaccAAAGTTTATCAACCACCCAgcatggagagatggagcaaagGAGACAA ATGGGATGACAGAGGGGACCCTGCCTGGTCCAGATCTGCCTCTGCAGAGCCCTCCTCAGACCGCAGCTCTGGGAGGTCCAGCCAGCAACGCgagcagaagaaagagaagaagaaagccaAACACAAGAAGAAGGCCAAAAAACGGAAACATGGCAAGAAGAAGAGTTCCCAGGACAAACCTCAAGAGACTCATCTGTCAGAGGGGGAAAAGTCAGCGTCTCCAGGAAAAAAGTCCAATAGATCCTGTTCTCCGACTCAATCAACCTCAAGTAAATGCCACTCGTCCGCTCGGAAGAGGCAGCGGTCCTCGCTGTCTTCCAGGGACTCGAGATCCTACTCTAGATCCTACAGATCCAGTCGATCCAGATCTCGGAGGGGGTCTTATTCGAGATCCAGAAGCCTCACTAGATCTAGAAGTCGATCCCTATCCAGATCTTCATCCTATTCTAGATCCAGATCAAGATCCAGGTACAGATCCAGGTCTCCGTCTTCATCCCGAAAGAGGAGTTCATCCAGATCACCAAGGAGGAGGAAAGCCCACAAGTCCAAATCAAATACAGTTATCAATGTGACTGACAAGCTTCCTGATAGCAAAGTCGCACCTGTCGGTCGAGTCCCAAAGCTTCCGGCTCCTGAAAATCTACCTGTGATCCCGATGAGCGAtagtcctcctccctctcgctGGAAACCGGGTCAAAAGCCCTGGAAACCCTCCTACGTCCATATTCAAGAAATTAAAGCAAAAATCGTGACTAATACTCACACAGGACAAGCGGTCAATGTTACTGAGAAACCTCAGACCTCAGTTAAAACAAAGTCTCTGCCAGACACAGAAAGCGTCAAAGCAAACAAACGTGTTGGGCGCTCATGCAGCAGGTCCTCCAGGAGCAAGACCTACAGCCGATCTTACAGTCACTCCCCgagcaggtccaggtccagatcTCCTCATGAGTATCACAGCAGGTCATCGTCATACAGCAGGTCAGAGTCCGAAAACTCCCCGAAAGCCAACGGCAACAAGAAGAATTCCTTAGACAAGGAATGGGAGGAGTACTACAGCTCTTTGAGGAGGGTAAAAAATGTACTCTCAAAAGTCGCACTCTCCAATAGTAAAGATGCTCATTCAGGAGCTGAGAGCAGGACAGGCAGTGAGCACAGTCCTGATATCAGTGTCTCAAGGAGAAGTGGCTCTTTAGAGAAAATAAAGGAGAAAAGCAGCTCTCAAGATCAAGAGGCGAAACCCTGCAGCTCGGTGCCAGTTGAGAGCTTTAATAGCAGGTCTGAGTGGGACAGTGACAGTGATAAAGTGAGCCAAAGCAACAGCATCGCCGTGTCAAAGAAGCAGAAACATTCGGTTCCGTCCGGTGAGTCTGTCGACAAGAAGTTATCTGAGCTCACTGGTTGGAATTCAGAAAGCGATTCTGAAAACGTGGCAGCCAAGACTTTAGCCATATCTGAAAAAGAGGAAGGGGAGGCAAGTTCAGAATCGGACTACGACACCATTAAAAAGACGTCAGAGGCGGTGAATGCTTTGGAGAACAAGATCGCTGCTGGATCCAGTTCTTCAGTGGGAAGTCCTGAGAAGGCCGCACAGCGGTCGAGGCACAAGAGCAAGAAGAAATCCAAACGCAAACACAAACGCAAGAGGCGACGTGAGAACAAGAGTGGCTCCCATCGCAGTAAGGACAAAGGAAAGAGATCCAAGAGGAAACATCAGAAGCTGAAAGAGACTTTTCACTGGCAGCCACCGTTAGAgtttggagaggaggaggatgaagatgaatcCAAGAAGGAGAAACACAGTCCCAGTAGAGTTGGCAAAGAATGGCCTGGTGAAGATAGAATGAATGATAAGGACCAAAGTGTTGCCTCCTTGAACAAAAACTCCAgcagagaagaggacagagggCAACAGAGGGCGAGAGAATGTAGTAATAAAACCCCCAAACAAACTGAAACTGCTCATCTGTCATCCAATAGAAATACTGCTAACAATGCTAATAGTGCTCATTTACCCAGTATCAAAGAGCAGGAGTCATTCGATGATATGGACATTTGTACCCCAGAGCACGACGCTGTAAAGGTAGAGCCAGTTACACATGATTGTTTTGATAGTATCCCTGATTTAACCCTAAAATCTACCTCCCAGTCGTCAGATACGACAAATATAGACAGAGCTTTACCTCACAGCAAAGAAAAGTCTGCTGTTACCTCCACAACGACAGCTGGGGGACTACAGGATGAAGCAGCATCTGCGATTAATTTTAAATGGAGGCCTTTGAAAGGAATGTCAGCGCTGCAAAATATGCATGTGCCACCTGTCGTGGCAAAAAACATCCAAAGTCAACAGAAGCAGAATCCCAACACGCAAGGAGTAAAAATGGAGATAAAAAGCAATAGCCGGGTCAGACCGGGGTCTCTGTTTGACGAGGTTCGTAAGACGGCGCGGCTCAACCAGAGGCCGAGGAACCAGGAGAGCTCCAGCGAGGAAGGATCCCCGTCTGTGGGGAAGACCAGGGGAACCTCCCGCACGCGGTCCCCGAAGAAGCCCAGGCCTGCGTCCAGGAAGTCACGCTCCGGCTCAGGTCACCGCTCTCGCTCCAGGGGCTGGACGCACTCCTCCAGCCGGTCGAGGAGTCGATCccgcagctccagctcctcgtcCAG GAGTCGCAGCAGAAGTCGGAGGAGACGTGGAAGAGGACGGTCGCGCTCCCGCAGCAGCACATACAGAAGTTACAGGAG tcgGACGTACAGCAGAAGTCACTCCAGAAGTCGCTCCTATAAACGCCGTCGCAGATCAAG GTCAGACACATACTCCAGCCGGAGTCGGAGTCGGAGCGCGAGCAGGAGACGAGGGCGCAGACGAAGTGACAGCTACAGGAGTTCAGACCGTCGGTCCCG GTCGTCCCGCACCTCCAGTCGCAGTTCTTCCAGGCGCAGAAGCCACAGTCGCAGCAGTCGATACAGCTGA
- the nktr gene encoding NK-tumor recognition protein isoform X2: protein MGVKDRPQCYFDVELNREPVGRIVFQLFSDTSPKTSKNFLSLCTGERGIGKITGKKLCYKGSTFHRVVKNFMIQGGDFTEGNGRGGESIYGGYFEDENFTLKHDRAFLLSMANRGKDTNGSQFFITTKTAAHLDGVHVVFGLVISGFEVIKKIEGLKTDSASRPYADVRVVDCGQLITKSANDVLEGKRKRTSHSADSSLNSRDSSSLFSSSVESDCDDDEKQKHRKHKKHAKSKRSKKRRKESKMEDTDVQHLQQNSVDRQIPEGEKEVEEEKEHGGKREKPVVRPEEIPPVPENRFLLRRDMPSQEDKTEIVEKEESSLSAEQKPAVSKSGRKIKGRGTMRYHTPTRSKSRSASVEERGSSETPPHWKEEMKRTKVYQPPSMERWSKGDNRWDDRGDPAWSRSASAEPSSDRSSGRSSQQREQKKEKKKAKHKKKAKKRKHGKKKSSQDKPQETHLSEGEKSASPGKKSNRSCSPTQSTSSKCHSSARKRQRSSLSSRDSRSYSRSYRSSRSRSRRGSYSRSRSLTRSRSRSLSRSSSYSRSRSRSRYRSRSPSSSRKRSSSRSPRRRKAHKSKSNTVINVTDKLPDSKVAPVGRVPKLPAPENLPVIPMSDSPPPSRWKPGQKPWKPSYVHIQEIKAKIVTNTHTGQAVNVTEKPQTSVKTKSLPDTESVKANKRVGRSCSRSSRSKTYSRSYSHSPSRSRSRSPHEYHSRSSSYSRSESENSPKANGNKKNSLDKEWEEYYSSLRRVKNVLSKVALSNSKDAHSGAESRTGSEHSPDISVSRRSGSLEKIKEKSSSQDQEAKPCSSVPVESFNSRSEWDSDSDKVSQSNSIAVSKKQKHSVPSGESVDKKLSELTGWNSESDSENVAAKTLAISEKEEGEASSESDYDTIKKTSEAVNALENKIAAGSSSSVGSPEKAAQRSRHKSKKKSKRKHKRKRRRENKSGSHRSKDKGKRSKRKHQKLKETFHWQPPLEFGEEEDEDESKKEKHSPSRVGKEWPGEDRMNDKDQSVASLNKNSSREEDRGQQRARECSNKTPKQTETAHLSSNRNTANNANSAHLPSIKEQESFDDMDICTPEHDAVKVEPVTHDCFDSIPDLTLKSTSQSSDTTNIDRALPHSKEKSAVTSTTTAGGLQDEAASAINFKWRPLKGMSALQNMHVPPVVAKNIQSQQKQNPNTQGVKMEIKSNSRVRPGSLFDEVRKTARLNQRPRNQESSSEEGSPSVGKTRGTSRTRSPKKPRPASRKSRSGSGHRSRSRGWTHSSSRSRSRSRSSSSSSRSRSRSRRRRGRGRSRSRSSTYRSYRSRTYSRSHSRSRSYKRRRRSRSDTYSSRSRSRSASRRRGRRRSDSYRSSDRRSRSSRTSSRSSSRRRSHSRSSRYS from the exons ATGGGGGTGAAAGACCGCCCTCAGTGTTACTTTGATGTGGAGCTCAACCGTGAGCCAG TGGGGCGCATAGTCTTTCAACTATTTTCAGACACAAGTCCCAAGACAAGCAAGAACTTTCTCAGTTTGTGCACTG GTGAACGGGGAATTGGCAAAATCACAGGAAAAAAGCTTTGCTACAAAGGCTCCACATTTCATAGAGTTGTAAAGAACTTCATGATCCAGGGAGGCGACTTCACCGAAG GtaatggaagaggaggagagtctATATATGGTGGCTACTTTGAAG ACGAGAACTTCACTCTCAAACACGACAGAGCATTCCTGTTGTCGATGGCCAATCGCGGGAAGGACACAAATGGTTCCCAGTTCTTCAT CACAACCAAGACGGCGGCGCACCTCGACGG AGTCCACGTCGTCTTTGGTCTGGTCATCTCCGGCTTCGAGGTGATAAAGAAGATTGAGGGGCTGAAGACTGACTCAGCCAGCAGACCCTACGCTGACGTGCGAGTGGTGGACTGTGGTCAGCTGATCACCAAGTCTGCAAATGATG TGCTTGAAGGCAAGAGGAAAAGAACTTCTCATTCTGCCGACTCATCTCTCAACTCCCGGGATTCGTCATCTCTGTTCTCCTCATCGGTGGAATCTGACTGTGACGATGATGAAAAGCAGAAACATCGCAAACACAAGAAACATGCAAAGAGTAAACGGTCaaagaagagaaggaaggaatCAAAGATGGAGGACACTGATGTTCAGCATCTCCAGCAAAA CTCTGTGGACAGACAGATcccggagggagagaaagaagtggaggaagagaaagagcatggtggaaagagagagaagcccGTTGTCCGACCAGAGGAAATCCCACCAGTGCCAGAGAATCGCTTCCTGCTGCGACGGGACATGCCGTCTCAGGAGGATAAAACTGAGAT AGTCGAGAAAGAAGAATCGTCTCTTTCAGCTGAACAGAAACCAGCCGTCTCTAAGTCCGGACGTAAGATTAAAGGCAGAGGAACAATG AGATATCACACTCCCACGAGATCTAAATCCCGCTCTGCATCGGTGGAAGAACGTGGCAGCAGTGAAACCCCGCCACACTggaaagaagagatgaagagaaccAAAGTTTATCAACCACCCAgcatggagagatggagcaaagGAGACAA CAGATGGGATGACAGAGGGGACCCTGCCTGGTCCAGATCTGCCTCTGCAGAGCCCTCCTCAGACCGCAGCTCTGGGAGGTCCAGCCAGCAACGCgagcagaagaaagagaagaagaaagccaAACACAAGAAGAAGGCCAAAAAACGGAAACATGGCAAGAAGAAGAGTTCCCAGGACAAACCTCAAGAGACTCATCTGTCAGAGGGGGAAAAGTCAGCGTCTCCAGGAAAAAAGTCCAATAGATCCTGTTCTCCGACTCAATCAACCTCAAGTAAATGCCACTCGTCCGCTCGGAAGAGGCAGCGGTCCTCGCTGTCTTCCAGGGACTCGAGATCCTACTCTAGATCCTACAGATCCAGTCGATCCAGATCTCGGAGGGGGTCTTATTCGAGATCCAGAAGCCTCACTAGATCTAGAAGTCGATCCCTATCCAGATCTTCATCCTATTCTAGATCCAGATCAAGATCCAGGTACAGATCCAGGTCTCCGTCTTCATCCCGAAAGAGGAGTTCATCCAGATCACCAAGGAGGAGGAAAGCCCACAAGTCCAAATCAAATACAGTTATCAATGTGACTGACAAGCTTCCTGATAGCAAAGTCGCACCTGTCGGTCGAGTCCCAAAGCTTCCGGCTCCTGAAAATCTACCTGTGATCCCGATGAGCGAtagtcctcctccctctcgctGGAAACCGGGTCAAAAGCCCTGGAAACCCTCCTACGTCCATATTCAAGAAATTAAAGCAAAAATCGTGACTAATACTCACACAGGACAAGCGGTCAATGTTACTGAGAAACCTCAGACCTCAGTTAAAACAAAGTCTCTGCCAGACACAGAAAGCGTCAAAGCAAACAAACGTGTTGGGCGCTCATGCAGCAGGTCCTCCAGGAGCAAGACCTACAGCCGATCTTACAGTCACTCCCCgagcaggtccaggtccagatcTCCTCATGAGTATCACAGCAGGTCATCGTCATACAGCAGGTCAGAGTCCGAAAACTCCCCGAAAGCCAACGGCAACAAGAAGAATTCCTTAGACAAGGAATGGGAGGAGTACTACAGCTCTTTGAGGAGGGTAAAAAATGTACTCTCAAAAGTCGCACTCTCCAATAGTAAAGATGCTCATTCAGGAGCTGAGAGCAGGACAGGCAGTGAGCACAGTCCTGATATCAGTGTCTCAAGGAGAAGTGGCTCTTTAGAGAAAATAAAGGAGAAAAGCAGCTCTCAAGATCAAGAGGCGAAACCCTGCAGCTCGGTGCCAGTTGAGAGCTTTAATAGCAGGTCTGAGTGGGACAGTGACAGTGATAAAGTGAGCCAAAGCAACAGCATCGCCGTGTCAAAGAAGCAGAAACATTCGGTTCCGTCCGGTGAGTCTGTCGACAAGAAGTTATCTGAGCTCACTGGTTGGAATTCAGAAAGCGATTCTGAAAACGTGGCAGCCAAGACTTTAGCCATATCTGAAAAAGAGGAAGGGGAGGCAAGTTCAGAATCGGACTACGACACCATTAAAAAGACGTCAGAGGCGGTGAATGCTTTGGAGAACAAGATCGCTGCTGGATCCAGTTCTTCAGTGGGAAGTCCTGAGAAGGCCGCACAGCGGTCGAGGCACAAGAGCAAGAAGAAATCCAAACGCAAACACAAACGCAAGAGGCGACGTGAGAACAAGAGTGGCTCCCATCGCAGTAAGGACAAAGGAAAGAGATCCAAGAGGAAACATCAGAAGCTGAAAGAGACTTTTCACTGGCAGCCACCGTTAGAgtttggagaggaggaggatgaagatgaatcCAAGAAGGAGAAACACAGTCCCAGTAGAGTTGGCAAAGAATGGCCTGGTGAAGATAGAATGAATGATAAGGACCAAAGTGTTGCCTCCTTGAACAAAAACTCCAgcagagaagaggacagagggCAACAGAGGGCGAGAGAATGTAGTAATAAAACCCCCAAACAAACTGAAACTGCTCATCTGTCATCCAATAGAAATACTGCTAACAATGCTAATAGTGCTCATTTACCCAGTATCAAAGAGCAGGAGTCATTCGATGATATGGACATTTGTACCCCAGAGCACGACGCTGTAAAGGTAGAGCCAGTTACACATGATTGTTTTGATAGTATCCCTGATTTAACCCTAAAATCTACCTCCCAGTCGTCAGATACGACAAATATAGACAGAGCTTTACCTCACAGCAAAGAAAAGTCTGCTGTTACCTCCACAACGACAGCTGGGGGACTACAGGATGAAGCAGCATCTGCGATTAATTTTAAATGGAGGCCTTTGAAAGGAATGTCAGCGCTGCAAAATATGCATGTGCCACCTGTCGTGGCAAAAAACATCCAAAGTCAACAGAAGCAGAATCCCAACACGCAAGGAGTAAAAATGGAGATAAAAAGCAATAGCCGGGTCAGACCGGGGTCTCTGTTTGACGAGGTTCGTAAGACGGCGCGGCTCAACCAGAGGCCGAGGAACCAGGAGAGCTCCAGCGAGGAAGGATCCCCGTCTGTGGGGAAGACCAGGGGAACCTCCCGCACGCGGTCCCCGAAGAAGCCCAGGCCTGCGTCCAGGAAGTCACGCTCCGGCTCAGGTCACCGCTCTCGCTCCAGGGGCTGGACGCACTCCTCCAGCCGGTCGAGGAGTCGATCccgcagctccagctcctcgtcCAG GAGTCGCAGCAGAAGTCGGAGGAGACGTGGAAGAGGACGGTCGCGCTCCCGCAGCAGCACATACAGAAGTTACAGGAG tcgGACGTACAGCAGAAGTCACTCCAGAAGTCGCTCCTATAAACGCCGTCGCAGATCAAG GTCAGACACATACTCCAGCCGGAGTCGGAGTCGGAGCGCGAGCAGGAGACGAGGGCGCAGACGAAGTGACAGCTACAGGAGTTCAGACCGTCGGTCCCG GTCGTCCCGCACCTCCAGTCGCAGTTCTTCCAGGCGCAGAAGCCACAGTCGCAGCAGTCGATACAGCTGA